Proteins encoded together in one Undibacterium sp. CCC3.4 window:
- a CDS encoding class IIb bacteriocin, lactobin A/cerein 7B family produces the protein MTTQEIEQVSGGIVPMLAFAYGFGSGAAAAAVGLWLSK, from the coding sequence ATGACGACTCAGGAAATAGAGCAGGTATCGGGTGGGATAGTCCCAATGTTGGCGTTTGCTTACGGATTCGGATCAGGTGCGGCAGCAGCGGCTGTCGGTCTTTGGCTGTCAAAATAA
- a CDS encoding HDOD domain-containing protein, translated as MANPDMSFPIFHAAESPREALLRKINDETDLPSLGVAIAQVLQITSSGEDSVARLAHFVLSDVALTQKILRLSNTVQYRASAGSAVTTVSRSIFLLGFDTVKASAMAMLLVDCFKNKAQAGHVRKELIHSLCASIIGRQMAQRGKFQNAEEAAVAALFKNIGRVLIASYDHALYGRIVALADSAQVSLPEAAATLLGCSFERFGEMALQEWKIPEAIIQSLAPLPHAELKKPVHRIDWLKQVASFADTLATLILSGKQHEHGQVEAILQRYGKGLELDRSLLTNMLMQVDSETRQMAKSMDLALPPLHGEATQSSGQNGIPSEFLLRTEDVLPSQESERYPSGKPRNARELLLAGVQDVTQMLASEELKLNDLILLVLETLYSAMGFRFATVCLRDLSSNRYVARVAVGEQYAQRQKHFHFPVKHEADLFHLSMTNNVDVMIADAQTAKIRSLLPAWYQESMPDVHSFIILPLVIQKKPLGLFYADRAVCADEGVSPDETALIKTLKSQLQAAMLRG; from the coding sequence ATGGCCAATCCTGACATGTCGTTTCCTATTTTTCACGCAGCGGAATCGCCGCGTGAGGCTTTGCTGCGTAAAATCAACGACGAAACGGATTTACCCTCGCTCGGGGTAGCCATTGCGCAAGTCTTGCAGATCACCTCGTCGGGCGAAGATTCGGTGGCACGCTTGGCGCATTTCGTGTTGTCGGATGTGGCACTTACGCAAAAAATTCTGCGTCTCTCGAATACCGTTCAATACCGCGCCAGCGCTGGCAGCGCGGTGACGACCGTGTCGCGCTCGATCTTCTTGCTCGGTTTCGATACCGTCAAAGCCAGCGCCATGGCGATGTTGTTGGTCGATTGTTTTAAAAACAAGGCGCAAGCTGGCCATGTGCGTAAAGAATTGATCCATTCTTTGTGTGCCAGCATCATTGGCCGTCAGATGGCGCAACGTGGGAAATTCCAAAATGCCGAAGAGGCGGCCGTTGCGGCCTTATTCAAAAATATTGGACGGGTCTTGATTGCCTCTTACGATCATGCGCTGTACGGCCGCATTGTCGCACTCGCAGACAGTGCTCAAGTCAGCTTGCCCGAGGCGGCCGCGACCTTGCTGGGCTGCAGTTTTGAGCGCTTCGGTGAAATGGCTTTGCAAGAATGGAAAATTCCCGAAGCCATCATTCAGTCCTTGGCCCCGCTGCCCCATGCTGAATTGAAAAAGCCGGTGCACAGGATAGATTGGCTCAAGCAAGTCGCCAGTTTTGCCGATACCCTGGCGACCCTGATTTTATCGGGCAAACAGCACGAGCATGGCCAAGTGGAGGCGATATTACAGCGTTATGGCAAAGGCCTGGAGCTCGACCGCAGCCTATTGACCAATATGCTCATGCAGGTCGACAGCGAGACCCGGCAAATGGCCAAAAGCATGGACTTGGCGCTGCCACCCTTGCATGGTGAAGCGACGCAGAGCAGTGGCCAAAACGGCATACCGAGTGAGTTTTTACTGCGCACCGAGGATGTCTTGCCGTCACAAGAATCGGAGCGCTATCCCAGTGGCAAACCACGCAATGCGCGCGAGTTACTGCTCGCCGGCGTGCAGGATGTGACGCAGATGCTGGCTTCGGAAGAACTGAAACTCAATGATTTGATCTTGTTGGTACTTGAAACGCTCTACTCAGCCATGGGATTTCGCTTTGCCACCGTGTGTCTGCGCGATTTGAGCAGCAACCGTTACGTGGCCAGAGTGGCGGTCGGTGAACAGTACGCGCAGCGACAAAAACATTTTCACTTTCCAGTTAAGCATGAAGCCGATTTGTTTCACCTGTCGATGACAAACAATGTCGATGTCATGATCGCCGATGCCCAGACCGCAAAAATACGTAGCCTGTTGCCGGCCTGGTACCAGGAAAGCATGCCCGATGTGCACAGCTTCATCATCTTACCCTTGGTGATACAAAAAAAACCGCTGGGCTTGTTCTATGCCGATCGCGCCGTCTGCGCCGACGAAGGTGTCTCGCCCGATGAAACTGCCTTGATCAAAACGCTGAAAAGTCAGTTGCAAGCGGCCATGCTGCGTGGCTGA
- a CDS encoding tetratricopeptide repeat protein → MSELSDIRALLIEPHQGMRVSLHNMLNLCGITKIEHSLTAGTAVRTIQSKVFDLILCEYDLGVGQDGQQLLEDMRHHKLSPLSTIFIMVTAERSYAKVVSAAELAPSDYLLKPFTADMLLERVIRAIEKRKAFVEVYALMETGAVSEAITACHHGEREYPRYAIDFMRLRAELHVVLGEASEAEALYVLLFEMKAVAWARLGLAKTLFMQGKYQEAEAILKNLVAENNKFMDAYDWLAKTHEAIGELPEAKVVLDTAVAVSPHAVRRLRNLGRLAMETGDLAGAETAFKKVVTKAKFSEFRDPEDHMNLVDALVKKGDTEQAKSVIRDMEKNMVGLKKTAACRAISSAMVHAKTGDVRLSDELNVAVEAAREDVGLSTGAKLGLARSCLENNKEEHASDIVLGVMKNASNQAVMSRAMDVFEKAGKGQMAKDLAHRSQKEVMDLVAMGVQKAKQGDFRGSVDLMFAAARKSPDNPQVVMNAALAALKCLENLGWDSTIGEQARVLIEAGRRLDPMNPRLKAIRGLYDDLQKKYGMSATRQQKL, encoded by the coding sequence ATGAGCGAACTCAGCGACATTCGGGCATTGCTCATTGAACCGCATCAGGGCATGCGGGTCAGTTTGCACAATATGCTCAATTTATGCGGCATCACGAAAATCGAACATTCGTTGACTGCCGGAACAGCTGTACGGACCATACAGTCCAAAGTATTTGATTTGATTTTATGTGAGTATGACCTCGGCGTTGGTCAAGATGGTCAGCAATTGCTCGAAGACATGCGTCATCACAAGCTCTCACCCTTGTCGACCATTTTCATCATGGTGACAGCCGAGCGTTCGTATGCCAAAGTCGTCAGCGCAGCCGAATTGGCACCTTCCGATTACTTGCTTAAGCCATTTACCGCGGACATGCTGCTTGAGCGCGTGATTCGTGCGATCGAGAAGCGCAAGGCCTTCGTCGAAGTCTATGCGCTCATGGAGACCGGCGCGGTCAGCGAAGCGATTACCGCCTGTCATCACGGCGAGCGCGAATATCCGCGCTATGCGATCGACTTCATGCGCTTGCGCGCCGAATTGCATGTGGTGTTAGGTGAAGCGAGCGAAGCCGAAGCGCTCTATGTGCTGTTATTTGAGATGAAAGCCGTGGCTTGGGCGCGTCTGGGCTTGGCGAAAACCCTGTTCATGCAAGGCAAATATCAAGAAGCCGAAGCAATACTCAAAAATTTGGTGGCCGAGAATAATAAATTCATGGATGCCTACGATTGGCTGGCGAAAACCCATGAAGCCATCGGTGAGTTGCCGGAAGCGAAAGTGGTACTCGATACGGCGGTTGCCGTGTCACCGCATGCGGTGCGGCGTTTGCGCAATTTAGGCCGACTCGCGATGGAAACGGGAGATCTTGCCGGAGCCGAAACGGCATTTAAAAAAGTTGTCACTAAAGCTAAGTTCTCTGAGTTCCGCGACCCCGAAGATCATATGAATTTGGTCGATGCCTTGGTCAAAAAGGGCGATACTGAGCAAGCCAAATCGGTGATACGCGACATGGAAAAGAACATGGTCGGCTTGAAAAAGACCGCCGCCTGTCGCGCCATTTCAAGCGCCATGGTGCACGCCAAAACGGGCGATGTGCGCTTGAGTGATGAACTCAATGTCGCGGTCGAAGCGGCACGAGAAGATGTAGGCTTGTCGACCGGTGCCAAACTCGGTCTGGCCAGAAGTTGTTTGGAAAATAATAAAGAAGAGCACGCTTCCGACATCGTCCTCGGCGTCATGAAGAACGCCAGCAATCAGGCCGTCATGAGCCGCGCCATGGATGTGTTTGAAAAAGCGGGCAAGGGCCAAATGGCCAAGGACCTGGCGCATCGCAGCCAGAAAGAGGTGATGGATTTGGTGGCGATGGGTGTGCAAAAGGCCAAGCAGGGCGATTTCCGCGGCTCGGTCGATTTGATGTTTGCCGCTGCGCGCAAGTCACCGGATAACCCGCAGGTGGTGATGAATGCCGCTTTGGCAGCCTTGAAGTGCCTGGAAAATCTCGGTTGGGACAGCACTATCGGTGAACAAGCCAGAGTACTGATCGAAGCTGGGCGTCGGCTTGATCCGATGAATCCACGCTTGAAAGCGATTCGCGGTTTGTATGATGATTTGCAGAAAAAATATGGGATGAGCGCAACGCGTCAACAGAAACTCTGA
- a CDS encoding DUF2905 domain-containing protein, with protein MLRWTLTIMLVLVVLSHALPWLGKFGLGRLPGDLRWRWFGRSFSLPLASTIVISLLCLLLARFFK; from the coding sequence ATGTTACGTTGGACGCTGACGATCATGCTGGTGCTGGTCGTTTTATCGCACGCCTTACCTTGGTTAGGGAAATTCGGTTTGGGCCGTTTGCCGGGCGATTTGCGCTGGCGCTGGTTTGGTCGGTCGTTTTCCTTACCCTTGGCATCGACGATAGTGATTTCTCTGCTGTGCTTATTGTTAGCCCGATTCTTTAAATAG